One genomic region from Oncorhynchus gorbuscha isolate QuinsamMale2020 ecotype Even-year linkage group LG13, OgorEven_v1.0, whole genome shotgun sequence encodes:
- the LOC123992588 gene encoding solute carrier family 25 member 36-A-like — MSQRDTLVHLFAGGCGGTVGAILTCPLEVVKTRLQSSHITLYVSEVQLSTVNVPSVARMSPPGPLHCLKLILEKEGARSLFRGLGPNLVGVAPSRAIYFAAYSSAKERLNGVFQPDSTQVHMVSAGLAGFTAITATNPIWLIKTRMQLDSRNRGEKPMNAFECLRRVYQTEGLRGFYRGMSASYAGISETVIHFVIYESIKRRILEAKATQHMDEESSKDASDFVGMMLAAATSKTCATSIAYPHEVIRTRLREEGTKYRSFFQTLTTVPKEEGYRALYRGLTTHLVRQIPNTAIMMCTYELVVYMLNG, encoded by the exons ATGAGTCAGAGAGATACCCTGGTTCATCTGTTTGCTGGAGG GTGTGGGGGAACGGTAGGAGCCATCCTGACCTGTCCCCTGGAGGTGGTGAAGACCAGACTACAGTCATCCCACATCACACTCTACGTGTCTGAGGTGCAGCTCAGTACCGTCAATGTGCCCAGCGTAGCACGCATGTCCCCTCCAGGACCTTTGCACTGCCTCAA GTTGATTCTTGAGAAAGAAGGAGCCCGCTCTCTGTTCAGGGGCCTGGGGCCTAATCTAGTGGGTGTGGCCCCCTCCAG agCCATCTATTTTGCTGCGTACTCCAGTGCCAAAGAGAGACTGAATGGAGTGTTTCAGCCGGACTCTACACAGGTCCACATGGTGTCTGCTGGCTTGGCAG GGTTCACAGCCATCACAGCTACCAACCCTATCTGGCTCATCAAGACTCGCATGCAGCTGGACTCCAG GAACCGCGGGGAGAAGCCCATGAATGCGTTTGAGTGTTTGCGGCGGGTGTACCAGACAGAAGGCCTGCGAGGGTTCTACCGGGGAATGTCAGCGTCCTACGCTGGAATCTCAGAGACTGTGATCCACTTTGTCATCTACGAGAGCATCAAGCGGCGCATCCTGGAGGCCAAGGCCACACAGCACATGGACGAGGAGTCATCCAAGGATGCCTCAGACTTTGTGGGGATGATGCTCGCCGCTGCCACCTCCAAGACCTGTGCCACATCCATTGCTTACCCCCACG AAGTGATCCGGACCCGGCTACGGGAGGAAGGCACCAAGTACCGTTCCTTCTTCCAGACTCTGACCACGGTGCCCAAGGAAGAGGGCTACCGGGCGCTCTACCGCGGCCTCACCACCCACCTGGTGCGCCAGATCCCTAACACCGCCATCATGATGTGTACCTACGAACTAGTGGTCTACATGCTAAATGGTTAA